Proteins found in one Zea mays cultivar B73 chromosome 1, Zm-B73-REFERENCE-NAM-5.0, whole genome shotgun sequence genomic segment:
- the LOC100281523 gene encoding protein HOTHEAD isoform X1 yields MPAQMSWVAEHVSTPASTAGRNQASSPSFVQQAGWDAELVNQSYPWVEERIVHWPKVAPWQAALRDGLLEAGVSPYNGYSYDHLYGTKVGGTIFDDTGRRHTAADLLAAGNASNLRVLLHATVDKIVLARKHGGGRKQPRATGVRFRDENGAHHQAFLTRKRGSDVIVSAGAIGSPQLLLLSGIGPRGQLSRHNVSLVHANEHVGEGMSDNPMNSIFVPMKSPTKQSLIETVGITDAGVFIEASSGFSQSDDSIHCHHGIMSAEIGQISTIPPKQRSLDQIQEYVRNKHSLPKEVFDGGFILEKIDGPLSTGSLVLADTDVDSNPSVSFNYFQHPQDLRRCVYGIQTIERILKTNHFANLTANGAGYPMETLLNLSVSANINLIPKHTDDTTSLEQFCRDTVTTIWHYHGGCHVGKVVDRHYRVIGISGLRVIDGSTLFSSPGTNPQATVLMMGRYMGVKILRERLGRAAGV; encoded by the exons ATGCCCGCGCAAATGTCCTGGGTGGCGGAACATGTATCAACGCCGGCTTCTACAGCCGGGCGAAACCAAG CTTCTTCTCCCAGCTTCGTCCAGCAAGCAGGCTGGGACGCAGAGCTGGTGAACCAGTCCTACCCTTGGGTCGAAGAGAGGATTGTCCACTGGCCCAAAGTGGCGCCATGGCAGGCTGCGCTCCGGGACGGGCTTCTGGAAGCAGGGGTCTCACCATACAACGGGTATTCCTATGACCATCTCTACGGGACTAAAGTCGGGGGCACCATATTCGACGACACCGGGCGCCGGCACACGGCTGCCGACCTCCTTGCTGCTGGAAACGCTAGCAACCTCCGGGTGCTGCTCCATGCTACCGTCGACAAGATTGTCCTCGCAAGGAAGCACGGCGGGGGGAGGAAGCAGCCGAGGGCTACTGGAGTTCGGTTCAGAGACGAGAACGGAGCGCACCACCAGGCCTTCCTCACAAGGAAGAGGGGTAGCGACGTCATTGTTTCCGCCGGCGCAATTGGCAGCCCACAGCTACTGCTGCTCAGCGGGATCGGGCCGAGGGGTCAACTCAGCAGGCACAACGTTTCTCTAGTGCACGCCAACGAACACGTCGGGGAAGGGATGTCGGACAATCCGATGAACTCCATCTTCGTGCCTATGAAGAGCCCCACGAAGCAGTCCTTGATTGAAACTGTCGGGATAACGGACGCTGGGGTGTTTATTGAAGCCAGCAGTGGTTTCAGCCAGTCCGACGATAGCATCCATTGCCACCATGGAATCATGTCTGCTGAG ATTGGACAGATATCTACAATTCCACCAAAGCAAAGAAGTCTTGATCAAATCCAAGAGTACGTGCGTAACAAACATAGCCTGCCCAAAGAAGTGTTTGACGGAGGATTCATTCTTGAGAAGATCGATGGCCCACTGTCGACTGGCAGTCTGGTGCTCGCCGACACCGACGTCGATAGCAACCCCAGCGTGAGCTTCAACTACTTCCAGCATCCACAGGACCTCAGGCGCTGCGTCTACGGGATTCAGACGATCGAGAGAATACTCAAGACAAACCACTTCGCTAACCTTACCGCCAACGGTGCCGGGTACCCGATGGAAACGCTGCTCAATCTGAGCGTCTCGGCTAACATAAACCTGATACCCAAGCACACAGACGACACCACGTCCTTGGAGCAGTTCTGCAGGGACACGGTCACAACCATCTGGCACTACCATGGGGGATGCCATGTTGGCAAGGTGGTGGATCGACACTACCGGGTGATTGGCATCTCCGGCCTCCGTGTGATAGATGGATCAACCTTGTTCAGTTCACCAGGAACGAATCCACAGGCCACGGTCCTAATGATGGGCAG ATACATGGGGGTGAAGATTCTAAGGGAAAGATTAGGACGAGCAGCTGGAGTATAA
- the LOC100281523 gene encoding protein HOTHEAD precursor has translation MDLLSRGAVFKALVFLCFIRSSQGGDLNLPPLVKASRFQSEAYDYIIVGGGTAGCPLAATLSHKYKVLLLERGGSPYGNRNITLLENFHICLADVSPQSPSQAFISTDGVINARANVLGGGTCINAGFYSRAKPSFVQQAGWDAELVNQSYPWVEERIVHWPKVAPWQAALRDGLLEAGVSPYNGYSYDHLYGTKVGGTIFDDTGRRHTAADLLAAGNASNLRVLLHATVDKIVLARKHGGGRKQPRATGVRFRDENGAHHQAFLTRKRGSDVIVSAGAIGSPQLLLLSGIGPRGQLSRHNVSLVHANEHVGEGMSDNPMNSIFVPMKSPTKQSLIETVGITDAGVFIEASSGFSQSDDSIHCHHGIMSAEIGQISTIPPKQRSLDQIQEYVRNKHSLPKEVFDGGFILEKIDGPLSTGSLVLADTDVDSNPSVSFNYFQHPQDLRRCVYGIQTIERILKTNHFANLTANGAGYPMETLLNLSVSANINLIPKHTDDTTSLEQFCRDTVTTIWHYHGGCHVGKVVDRHYRVIGISGLRVIDGSTLFSSPGTNPQATVLMMGRYMGVKILRERLGRAAGV, from the exons ATGGATTTGCTCAGCAGAGGGGCGGTGTTCAAGGCCCTGGTGTTCCTCTGCTTCATCAGATCGTCTCAAG GAGGAGATCTGAATCTCCCTCCCTTGGTGAAGGCAAGCAGGTTCCAAAGCGAGGCATACGACTACATCATTGTCGGCGGCGGCACGGCCGGGTGCCCGCTGGCGGCCACGCTGTCCCACAAGTACAAggttctcctgctggagcgaggtgGGTCTCCATATGGCAACCGCAACATCACGTTGCTGGAGAACTTCCACATTTGCCTGGCCGACGTTTCACCGCAGTCACCGTCACAAGCTTTCATCTCCACGGATGGCGTGATAAATGCCCGCGCAAATGTCCTGGGTGGCGGAACATGTATCAACGCCGGCTTCTACAGCCGGGCGAAACCAAG CTTCGTCCAGCAAGCAGGCTGGGACGCAGAGCTGGTGAACCAGTCCTACCCTTGGGTCGAAGAGAGGATTGTCCACTGGCCCAAAGTGGCGCCATGGCAGGCTGCGCTCCGGGACGGGCTTCTGGAAGCAGGGGTCTCACCATACAACGGGTATTCCTATGACCATCTCTACGGGACTAAAGTCGGGGGCACCATATTCGACGACACCGGGCGCCGGCACACGGCTGCCGACCTCCTTGCTGCTGGAAACGCTAGCAACCTCCGGGTGCTGCTCCATGCTACCGTCGACAAGATTGTCCTCGCAAGGAAGCACGGCGGGGGGAGGAAGCAGCCGAGGGCTACTGGAGTTCGGTTCAGAGACGAGAACGGAGCGCACCACCAGGCCTTCCTCACAAGGAAGAGGGGTAGCGACGTCATTGTTTCCGCCGGCGCAATTGGCAGCCCACAGCTACTGCTGCTCAGCGGGATCGGGCCGAGGGGTCAACTCAGCAGGCACAACGTTTCTCTAGTGCACGCCAACGAACACGTCGGGGAAGGGATGTCGGACAATCCGATGAACTCCATCTTCGTGCCTATGAAGAGCCCCACGAAGCAGTCCTTGATTGAAACTGTCGGGATAACGGACGCTGGGGTGTTTATTGAAGCCAGCAGTGGTTTCAGCCAGTCCGACGATAGCATCCATTGCCACCATGGAATCATGTCTGCTGAG ATTGGACAGATATCTACAATTCCACCAAAGCAAAGAAGTCTTGATCAAATCCAAGAGTACGTGCGTAACAAACATAGCCTGCCCAAAGAAGTGTTTGACGGAGGATTCATTCTTGAGAAGATCGATGGCCCACTGTCGACTGGCAGTCTGGTGCTCGCCGACACCGACGTCGATAGCAACCCCAGCGTGAGCTTCAACTACTTCCAGCATCCACAGGACCTCAGGCGCTGCGTCTACGGGATTCAGACGATCGAGAGAATACTCAAGACAAACCACTTCGCTAACCTTACCGCCAACGGTGCCGGGTACCCGATGGAAACGCTGCTCAATCTGAGCGTCTCGGCTAACATAAACCTGATACCCAAGCACACAGACGACACCACGTCCTTGGAGCAGTTCTGCAGGGACACGGTCACAACCATCTGGCACTACCATGGGGGATGCCATGTTGGCAAGGTGGTGGATCGACACTACCGGGTGATTGGCATCTCCGGCCTCCGTGTGATAGATGGATCAACCTTGTTCAGTTCACCAGGAACGAATCCACAGGCCACGGTCCTAATGATGGGCAG ATACATGGGGGTGAAGATTCTAAGGGAAAGATTAGGACGAGCAGCTGGAGTATAA